In Hemiscyllium ocellatum isolate sHemOce1 chromosome 20, sHemOce1.pat.X.cur, whole genome shotgun sequence, one genomic interval encodes:
- the slc25a17l gene encoding peroxisomal membrane protein PMP34, with protein MKGSSSSPLVSYETLVHAVAGVVGSVTATTTFFPLDTARIRLQVDEKRKSSSTPVILAEIVKEEGLSALYRGWFPVISSVCCSNFVYFYTFNSLKSMLVKGNARATPGKDLLMGCIAGATNVFLTTPMWVVNTRLKLQGAKFRKEDIYKTEYKGILDAFQQIITNEGVGTLWNGILPSLILVCNPGIQFMFYEGLKRKAGKAGRRIPSWEIFMIGAIAKAIATTVTYPLQIVQAILRFEPNKRKSQSTFQESAHKVISLISERLKKDGFPGLYKGLEAKLLQTVCTAALMFLVYERIAGITFKIMGLSKMAKH; from the exons ATGAAGGGCTCTTCCAGCTCTCCTCTTGTTTCCTACGAGACACTCGTGCATGCCGTGGCTGGGGTGGTG GGTAGTGTGACTGCTACAACAACATTTTTCCCTTTGGACACTGCAAGGATTCGACTTCAAG TTGATGAAAAACGTAAATCCAGCTCCACGCCTGTGATATTGGCGGAAATTGTGAAAGAGGAAGGATT ATCAGCTCTATACCGTGGATGGTTCCCTGTTATTTCTAGTGTTTGCTGTTCAAACTTTGTTTATTTCTACACATTCAACAGCCTGAAATCGATGCTGGTAAAGGGTAATGCTAGGGCCACGCCAGGCAAAGATCTGCTGATGGGTTGCATTGCAG GTGCTACTAATGTTTTCCTAACGACACCAATGTGGGTAGTCAACACACGATTGAAGCTGCAAGGAGCAAAGTTTAGAAAGGAGGATATCTATAAGACTGAGTACAAAGGTATTCTTG ATGCTTTCCAGCAGATCATCACAAATGAAGGTGTGGGAACCCTCTGGAATGGGATCCTACCATCCCTTATCTTGGTCTGTAATCCTGGAATCCAGTTCATGTTTTATGAGGGTTTGAAAAGGAAAGCAGGCAAAGCAGGGAGACGG ATACCATCCTGGGAAATATTTATGATTGGAGCCATAGCAAAAGCGATTGCCACAACAGTGACCTACCCTTTGCAGATTGTGCAGGCTATACTACGG TTTGAACCAAATAAAAGGAAGTCACAAAGTACATTTCAGGAGAGTGCCCATAAGGTTATTAGTCTGATATCTGAAAGACTAAA AAAAGATGGTTTCCCAGGACTTTACAAAGGTCTTGAAGCCAAACTTCTTCAAACTGTTTGTACTGCTGCTCTAATGTTCCTGGTCTACGAGAGGATTGCAGGGATTACCTTCAAAATCATGGGATTATCTAAAATGGCCAAACACTAA